A single window of Flagellimonas maritima DNA harbors:
- a CDS encoding DNA cytosine methyltransferase, which produces MIKEKVDIENIDGQLFEIKIVEPDNSKPASFTHYLHNHKNGVSQFYKKDALAFVKEILTKEYPTEEITNKVAEDALQYLIFGLNKSVRFPAPEKPKFKFIDLFAGIGGFRMAFQNLKGKCVFTSEWDKYSKQTYKANFGEIPFGDITKDKTKSYIPDNFDVLCAGFPCQAFSIAGRRGGFEDTRGTLFFDVAEIIKKKQPKAIFLENVKGLRNHDKGKTLATILNVLREDLNYYVPEPQILNAKEFGVPQNRERIFIVGFRKDLGIKDFQYPEPTNENAVLDDVLEQKEVSVKYYLSTTYLQTLKNHRARHESKGNGFGYEIIPNDGTANAVVCGGMGRERNLVYDDRLTNFKPITNITGKVNREGIRKMTPREWARLQGFPDDFKIVVSDAQAYKQFGNSVAVPAIQATTEKIIEKLNCK; this is translated from the coding sequence ATGATAAAAGAAAAAGTTGACATAGAAAACATTGACGGACAGCTATTTGAAATAAAAATAGTTGAACCAGATAACTCTAAACCAGCTTCTTTTACTCACTATTTACACAACCACAAAAATGGAGTTTCGCAATTCTACAAAAAAGATGCCCTCGCATTTGTAAAAGAAATTCTTACAAAAGAATATCCGACAGAAGAAATCACAAACAAAGTTGCCGAAGATGCTCTTCAGTATTTAATCTTTGGTTTAAACAAAAGTGTTCGATTTCCAGCACCTGAAAAACCAAAATTTAAATTTATTGACTTATTCGCTGGAATTGGTGGGTTTAGAATGGCTTTTCAAAATCTTAAAGGGAAATGCGTTTTTACAAGCGAATGGGATAAATATTCAAAACAAACTTATAAAGCAAATTTTGGAGAAATCCCTTTTGGCGACATAACTAAAGATAAAACCAAAAGCTATATTCCAGATAATTTTGATGTGCTTTGCGCTGGATTTCCGTGTCAAGCATTTTCAATTGCTGGAAGACGTGGTGGATTTGAAGATACTCGAGGGACACTATTTTTTGATGTTGCCGAAATTATTAAAAAGAAACAACCAAAAGCTATATTCCTCGAAAACGTAAAAGGATTGCGAAATCACGATAAAGGAAAAACATTAGCCACAATTTTAAATGTACTACGAGAAGATTTAAACTATTACGTTCCTGAACCACAAATTCTAAATGCAAAAGAGTTTGGAGTTCCCCAAAATCGTGAACGAATTTTCATTGTAGGTTTTCGCAAGGATTTAGGAATAAAAGATTTTCAATATCCAGAACCAACAAATGAAAATGCAGTTTTAGACGATGTTTTGGAGCAAAAAGAGGTTTCTGTAAAATATTATCTTTCCACAACTTACCTTCAAACTTTAAAAAATCACAGAGCAAGACACGAAAGCAAAGGAAATGGATTTGGTTATGAAATCATTCCAAACGACGGAACTGCAAACGCAGTTGTTTGCGGAGGAATGGGAAGAGAAAGGAATTTAGTTTACGATGATAGACTAACAAATTTCAAACCAATTACCAACATTACAGGAAAAGTAAATAGAGAAGGAATTAGAAAAATGACACCACGAGAATGGGCAAGACTTCAAGGCTTTCCAGATGACTTCAAAATTGTGGTTTCAGACGCACAAGCATATAAACAATTCGGAAATTCAGTTGCAGTTCCCGCAATTCAGGCAACAACGGAAAAAATTATAGAAAAACTTAATTGCAAATGA
- a CDS encoding type IA DNA topoisomerase, whose amino-acid sequence MKTVIAEKPSFAQAVAKVVGATARKDGYLEGNGYQVTWAIGHLVGLSMPQAYGFEKWSLDHLPINPDPFKLEVKNDPGIQKQFNVIKTLFENADEIIVATDAAREGELIYRYIQQLIKTPVGVPIKRLWASSNTDKAVEKALNELQPITNYDNLFYAAKARSEADWLVGINFTQGYTLASGKNKALSIGRVQTATLRLIVDRYLENSKFKSTPFFQPRVTLEHDETPFVLSCDKNFEDKGEASALVNGLKGSLSPGIRKEDKTTNEKSPLPFDLTTLQRQANSTFKYTGQRTLDIVQLLYERHKAVTYPRTDSRYLSEMQIDEVKEVLEGLQNFSINDVETNSLKKDLLNNVDKNKVFNDKKVSDHHAIIPTGEPIDLSTLKEDEKNIFLMITKGFLQTFLPDCVKINRKLSFDHQEHVFSATSFNIISSGWRVLYPEGEHSPMLPEIVEGEKKTISNVVVHEGSTKPKAIFTEASLYGYMETEGKLVQDKKLREALKEKGKGLGTPATRSGFVETLISRAYIERKGVKLMPTEIGVELINSLREISISSPEITAEWEYKLKLIEKGELDYEQFMREIRNYVNDIFPTLLESAKQIAKFQTPEEKARNVSFGNCPKCQSGEVRKGKKAFYCGNWNQEPKCDFTIWISSFNKKLSDKQVIELIKNGVTNKIKGFKSKTGKSYDAKLILDENKKVKLSFD is encoded by the coding sequence ATGAAAACAGTAATTGCTGAAAAACCTAGTTTTGCCCAAGCTGTAGCAAAAGTAGTCGGAGCTACTGCCCGTAAAGATGGATATTTAGAAGGAAATGGTTATCAGGTAACATGGGCAATCGGCCACCTTGTAGGGCTGTCCATGCCCCAAGCCTATGGATTTGAAAAATGGTCATTGGACCATTTACCCATCAATCCAGACCCATTTAAGTTAGAGGTAAAGAACGACCCGGGCATTCAAAAACAGTTCAACGTCATTAAAACTCTTTTTGAAAATGCTGACGAAATCATAGTGGCCACAGATGCGGCTCGGGAAGGCGAATTAATCTATCGTTATATCCAACAATTAATTAAAACTCCCGTGGGAGTTCCTATCAAAAGGTTGTGGGCATCCTCTAATACTGATAAAGCTGTGGAAAAAGCTCTTAATGAGCTTCAACCTATAACGAATTACGATAATCTTTTTTATGCTGCTAAGGCTAGGAGTGAAGCTGATTGGTTGGTAGGAATTAATTTCACCCAAGGCTATACGCTGGCCAGCGGTAAAAACAAGGCTTTATCCATTGGAAGGGTTCAAACGGCCACCCTTCGGTTAATTGTTGATAGATACTTGGAAAACTCCAAGTTTAAATCAACTCCTTTTTTCCAACCAAGAGTTACCCTGGAGCATGATGAAACCCCTTTTGTCTTAAGTTGTGATAAAAATTTTGAGGATAAAGGAGAAGCTTCAGCACTTGTAAATGGTCTGAAGGGAAGTCTAAGCCCTGGTATTAGAAAAGAGGACAAAACGACAAATGAAAAATCTCCTTTACCTTTTGATTTGACCACCTTACAGCGTCAGGCTAATAGCACTTTTAAGTACACAGGACAACGAACCTTGGATATTGTTCAGCTTTTATATGAAAGGCATAAAGCCGTTACCTATCCTAGAACCGACAGCCGCTATTTGTCCGAAATGCAAATTGATGAAGTCAAAGAAGTTTTGGAGGGATTGCAAAATTTTTCCATCAATGATGTTGAAACCAATAGCCTTAAGAAAGATTTATTGAACAATGTTGATAAGAATAAAGTTTTTAACGATAAAAAGGTTTCAGACCACCATGCCATTATTCCAACAGGGGAACCTATCGACCTTTCTACCTTAAAAGAGGACGAAAAGAATATTTTTCTAATGATTACAAAAGGGTTTTTGCAAACATTCCTTCCTGATTGTGTGAAAATAAACAGAAAACTTTCTTTTGACCATCAGGAACATGTCTTTTCAGCAACGAGCTTTAACATCATATCTTCAGGTTGGCGCGTACTTTACCCAGAGGGAGAACATAGTCCAATGTTGCCCGAAATAGTAGAAGGGGAAAAGAAAACTATTTCTAATGTGGTGGTTCATGAAGGATCTACCAAACCAAAAGCAATCTTTACAGAAGCCAGTTTGTACGGGTATATGGAGACAGAGGGGAAATTGGTCCAAGATAAAAAACTAAGGGAAGCTTTAAAAGAAAAGGGGAAAGGATTAGGTACTCCCGCCACTCGTTCGGGATTTGTGGAAACCCTTATATCAAGAGCATATATTGAGCGCAAAGGGGTTAAGTTAATGCCAACTGAAATAGGTGTCGAACTTATCAACTCCTTAAGGGAAATCTCTATTTCTTCCCCAGAAATAACTGCGGAATGGGAATATAAACTTAAACTTATTGAAAAGGGGGAATTGGATTATGAACAGTTTATGAGGGAGATTAGAAACTACGTAAATGACATATTTCCAACTTTATTGGAGTCGGCCAAACAAATAGCCAAATTTCAAACACCTGAAGAAAAAGCCAGAAATGTTAGCTTTGGAAACTGCCCAAAATGTCAATCCGGCGAAGTAAGAAAAGGAAAGAAAGCCTTTTACTGCGGCAATTGGAATCAAGAACCAAAATGTGATTTCACCATTTGGATATCTTCATTCAATAAAAAGCTGAGCGATAAACAGGTGATAGAACTTATTAAAAATGGTGTTACCAATAAAATAAAAGGTTTTAAAAGCAAGACGGGAAAATCCTACGATGCCAAACTTATCTTGGACGAAAACAAAAAGGTTAAACTTTCATTTGACTAA
- a CDS encoding ParA family protein, with the protein MKVIAISNQKGGVAKTTTCLNLAAYFTKKHRVLIIDCDKQANLSKNIGAVEPNSSINELFQRKPFDIINVRKNLDLIPSSIDFAGIDLLIQGELARETILKKAIKKFGGSYDFIFLDCPPDMNLVTVNALTAADYVIIPVQASQFSIDGVNIMIEFISGVKENMNENLSLLGILVTHFDERLKISKSIEQDFKDNNWEDALFKTRIRRNTAIENSQHKDNRMTIFEFDNKSRGAIDYGKLGREVASKIKKYS; encoded by the coding sequence ATGAAAGTAATAGCTATTAGTAATCAGAAAGGGGGAGTGGCCAAAACAACCACTTGCCTAAATCTTGCAGCTTACTTTACAAAAAAACATAGAGTTCTGATTATTGACTGTGATAAACAGGCCAATCTTTCCAAAAATATAGGGGCTGTGGAACCTAACTCATCTATAAATGAATTGTTTCAGAGAAAACCATTCGATATAATAAACGTTCGTAAAAATCTTGACCTTATACCCAGTTCAATTGATTTTGCGGGAATAGACCTTTTAATACAGGGGGAACTTGCAAGGGAAACTATTTTGAAAAAAGCCATAAAGAAATTCGGTGGTAGTTATGATTTTATTTTTTTGGATTGCCCGCCTGACATGAATTTGGTCACAGTGAACGCCTTAACTGCTGCAGACTATGTTATAATTCCTGTCCAGGCTTCCCAGTTTAGCATAGACGGGGTTAATATCATGATAGAGTTTATAAGCGGAGTTAAGGAAAATATGAACGAAAATTTGTCCCTTTTGGGCATTCTTGTTACTCATTTTGACGAGAGACTTAAAATTAGCAAAAGTATTGAACAGGATTTTAAAGATAATAATTGGGAAGATGCTCTCTTTAAGACTAGAATAAGAAGGAATACCGCTATCGAGAATTCACAACACAAAGACAATCGGATGACTATATTTGAGTTTGACAACAAAAGTAGGGGAGCAATAGACTATGGTAAATTAGGTAGAGAAGTAGCAAGTAAAATCAAAAAATACAGTTAA
- a CDS encoding RHS repeat domain-containing protein, with amino-acid sequence MKRILTTILTLFLLLNNALSQTNMTIPELTHPSPEVASLGSYGNIPINMYTGEANISVPLKVLDFDGLPIPIVLSYGTDGIKVSQEAGWTGLGWTSSNEPVITRQINGHCDITIGSGPNQSLVGFALTDVTIPQYIGDYGQAMNDKMVLYTDYDNRILGWDTQPDVFTLNIFGETASFILTQKALNGGNIGVSMMNTDKRFKVEYIEPSKSFKVTNDRGFEFYFEQRTYSITATYGPDTLYAVQSPHIDPLITGWKLDRMISPRGAVLNFNYYPMVRQQETPRLFDTAYGFPYFTDPQLSFLVNTPQEGKQLTGYQILYLESMTSDGFQVQFNTSDRLDVAKVGDTDVEITNIPSLLTGTLDRPKKLESISIRDFSGQEKVKFDFSYSYFNQGQISSSDSKKYLRLKLDSVHKNNEFFRGFDYINSEALPIKNSKSMDYWGYYNGKVNAYNYPSFRKEYSWINPNTNQEEDNMQTILGADRRADFTYGQNGLLERVYYPTRGFTKFIYEPHSVILTNENRITNYPFEEETTLEITSYEESQPAVSQNIYLSNNSSAKEFSRLTGTLQIACGQEFENSSSDDDIRKCDVADEDISSIAFQMVNADTEQVVFESPFSSSPRCLYQGSGSICPPLIVTSQDGYVFKYSFNFSEIPDGNYYFRVQGLKHPSNFYDEDEGANSSHPDYYKQYSFAVRFSLKIPKSLLYDAYDLEIGGARIASTENYDYDNGMLSKKDYTYLLDYDGNNPLDGFSSGILINPPVYSNFAQYMGLRDGSGLPCSVQNLTDWHTYLTEVYSTNVHAANAPPSSHVGYSRVEESEKFFENGLWKGNGKRISIYANKPNVFNTFYSIPGIIDFFPATSPHTSQVAYYPESTYEESNGDLLKETLYDANGSKVSETVHEYDFHNYLPPRSVGRGLYPRISTQHDWVCNYVGTSGVFTEFQIYNIKEESTPRIRTVTTEFHEGIALTDSTSYSYNQHYLPSKVSIQKSDGKQIEKIYLYPDDVNSLGGLGEELTSTEKANIDALKEFNQHRIAEPVQTRTSTIDGSLVTTSVQRTNYGAWDSGIILPAGIESLKGEMTMDNTLKEEFQFHSYSSVGKPLEVSMDDGMWTSYFWGYNQTYPIAKVENASYTEIAQALGTTIALLKSFDESDMTDLENLRSLLSNSMVTTYTYDPLIGMTSITDSRGYTTSYIYDGQNRLKEVRDQDNNLLKEYRYNYKN; translated from the coding sequence ATGAAACGAATACTAACGACGATACTTACGCTATTTCTTCTCTTGAATAATGCGCTATCACAAACTAATATGACAATTCCCGAGCTAACCCACCCAAGTCCTGAGGTAGCTTCATTGGGTTCATATGGAAATATTCCGATAAACATGTACACTGGAGAAGCTAATATTAGTGTGCCTTTAAAAGTATTGGACTTTGATGGCCTTCCCATTCCAATAGTATTATCCTACGGTACCGATGGTATTAAGGTTTCACAAGAAGCGGGCTGGACAGGTTTGGGATGGACTTCTTCCAATGAGCCTGTCATAACAAGGCAAATCAATGGACACTGCGATATCACAATAGGCAGTGGACCAAATCAATCTTTGGTCGGGTTCGCTTTGACAGATGTTACAATTCCACAGTACATAGGAGATTACGGTCAAGCTATGAACGATAAGATGGTGCTCTATACTGATTATGATAATAGGATTTTAGGATGGGATACCCAGCCAGATGTATTCACGCTCAACATTTTTGGTGAGACCGCCTCATTCATTCTTACCCAAAAAGCTTTAAATGGAGGCAATATAGGCGTCAGTATGATGAATACGGATAAGAGGTTCAAAGTAGAATATATAGAGCCATCAAAATCTTTTAAAGTAACAAACGACAGAGGCTTTGAGTTCTATTTTGAACAAAGGACCTATTCCATCACCGCCACTTATGGTCCAGACACACTATATGCTGTTCAATCCCCTCATATAGACCCCCTTATTACGGGCTGGAAGTTGGATAGAATGATTTCTCCCCGAGGAGCAGTTTTAAATTTTAACTATTACCCTATGGTACGTCAACAGGAAACACCCAGATTGTTTGATACGGCCTATGGGTTTCCATATTTTACAGACCCGCAGCTTAGTTTTTTAGTCAATACACCCCAAGAAGGAAAACAATTGACGGGCTACCAAATATTGTATTTGGAAAGTATGACATCGGATGGATTTCAGGTACAGTTCAATACTTCCGATAGACTGGATGTTGCAAAGGTTGGTGACACGGATGTTGAAATAACCAATATACCAAGTCTTTTGACTGGAACCTTAGATCGCCCCAAAAAGTTGGAAAGCATCAGTATCAGGGATTTTTCTGGGCAAGAGAAGGTGAAATTTGATTTCAGTTATTCTTATTTTAATCAAGGCCAAATTTCCAGTAGTGATTCAAAGAAGTATTTACGTCTAAAGCTGGACAGTGTACATAAGAACAACGAATTTTTCAGAGGGTTTGATTATATCAATAGTGAAGCACTACCAATAAAAAATTCCAAATCAATGGATTATTGGGGCTATTATAACGGTAAAGTCAATGCCTACAATTATCCATCTTTTAGAAAGGAATATTCTTGGATAAATCCTAATACCAATCAGGAAGAGGATAATATGCAAACTATCTTAGGAGCAGACCGTAGGGCCGACTTTACTTATGGACAGAACGGTCTATTGGAGAGAGTATACTACCCGACAAGGGGCTTTACAAAGTTTATATACGAGCCCCATTCCGTGATACTCACCAATGAAAACAGAATCACAAATTACCCATTTGAAGAAGAAACCACTTTGGAAATCACTTCTTATGAAGAATCCCAACCCGCAGTTTCTCAAAATATTTATCTAAGTAACAATAGTTCTGCGAAAGAGTTCTCCAGACTTACAGGAACACTTCAAATTGCCTGTGGTCAAGAATTTGAGAACAGTTCATCCGATGATGACATTAGAAAATGTGATGTGGCCGATGAAGATATTTCCAGTATAGCCTTTCAAATGGTCAATGCTGATACAGAACAGGTAGTTTTTGAAAGCCCATTCTCAAGCTCTCCAAGGTGTCTATATCAAGGTAGCGGTTCAATATGCCCACCTTTGATCGTCACTTCTCAGGATGGATATGTTTTTAAATATTCCTTCAATTTCAGCGAAATACCTGATGGCAATTACTATTTCAGGGTTCAGGGATTAAAACATCCTTCCAATTTTTATGACGAGGATGAAGGTGCAAATAGCTCACATCCCGATTACTACAAACAATATTCGTTTGCGGTCAGATTCAGCTTGAAAATACCCAAGTCGTTGTTGTACGATGCGTACGACCTAGAGATAGGCGGTGCTAGGATTGCTAGTACCGAAAATTATGATTATGACAATGGAATGTTATCTAAGAAAGACTATACCTACTTATTGGACTATGATGGTAACAACCCATTGGATGGCTTTTCTTCGGGTATTTTAATAAACCCACCTGTGTATTCAAACTTTGCTCAATATATGGGACTTAGGGATGGAAGTGGCCTTCCCTGTTCTGTACAAAATTTAACGGATTGGCATACCTATCTGACTGAAGTTTATTCCACCAATGTACATGCCGCAAATGCCCCACCTAGTTCTCATGTTGGATATTCAAGGGTTGAAGAGTCAGAAAAATTTTTCGAGAATGGTCTCTGGAAGGGCAACGGAAAACGGATAAGCATTTATGCCAATAAACCGAACGTATTTAATACCTTTTACAGTATTCCTGGTATAATCGATTTTTTTCCGGCTACCTCACCACATACCTCTCAGGTAGCATATTATCCTGAATCGACCTACGAAGAAAGCAATGGAGATTTGCTCAAAGAAACGTTATATGATGCAAACGGTTCCAAAGTTAGCGAGACTGTACACGAATATGATTTCCACAATTACTTACCACCTCGTTCCGTCGGAAGAGGTCTCTATCCCCGAATATCTACGCAGCATGATTGGGTCTGCAATTATGTTGGCACTTCTGGCGTGTTTACGGAATTTCAGATTTACAACATAAAAGAAGAGAGTACACCTAGGATAAGGACAGTCACTACAGAATTTCATGAAGGTATAGCGTTGACAGATTCCACAAGCTATTCCTACAATCAGCACTATCTTCCCAGCAAGGTTTCCATTCAAAAAAGCGACGGCAAGCAAATCGAAAAAATTTATTTGTATCCCGATGACGTGAATAGTTTGGGTGGCCTAGGTGAAGAGTTGACGTCTACAGAAAAGGCAAACATAGATGCCCTGAAGGAATTCAACCAGCATCGAATAGCAGAACCTGTTCAAACAAGAACCAGTACCATTGACGGAAGTTTAGTAACCACCTCGGTTCAACGAACAAACTACGGCGCTTGGGACAGTGGAATAATTCTTCCAGCAGGTATAGAATCGCTGAAGGGGGAAATGACGATGGACAATACGCTTAAAGAAGAGTTTCAATTCCATTCATATAGTTCTGTAGGAAAACCGTTAGAGGTTTCAATGGATGATGGTATGTGGACAAGTTACTTCTGGGGCTACAATCAAACGTATCCAATCGCTAAGGTAGAGAATGCCTCTTATACCGAAATTGCTCAAGCTCTGGGAACAACAATTGCTTTATTAAAGAGCTTTGATGAATCCGATATGACCGATCTTGAAAATCTTCGTTCCCTACTTTCCAATTCCATGGTTACTACCTACACCTATGACCCCTTGATCGGAATGACTAGCATCACGGATTCCAGGGGCTATACTACATCCTATATCTACGACGGTCAAAACAGACTGAAAGAGGTACGTGATCAAGATAATAATTTATTAAAAGAGTACAGATACAACTATAAAAACTAA